One segment of Pseudodesulfovibrio sp. 5S69 DNA contains the following:
- a CDS encoding 4Fe-4S binding protein: MQFTPTVIKNLLKKPATRKYPYEVREPFPMYRGELVIDIDRCIFCGMCSRKCPSQCITVDKAAGTWQCDPHACVYCGLCRDHCPTKCLSMKDVHRKPVTEKVTWIEHGNPPKPKVKAAPKAEAKAEAKPGKKADKKDGK; the protein is encoded by the coding sequence ATGCAGTTTACACCCACCGTCATCAAGAACCTGCTCAAGAAGCCCGCCACCCGGAAGTATCCCTATGAGGTGCGCGAGCCGTTCCCCATGTACCGCGGCGAGCTGGTCATCGACATCGACAGGTGCATCTTCTGCGGCATGTGCTCCCGCAAGTGTCCCAGCCAGTGCATCACCGTGGACAAGGCCGCCGGCACCTGGCAGTGCGACCCGCACGCCTGCGTCTACTGCGGCCTGTGCCGCGACCACTGCCCGACCAAGTGCCTGTCCATGAAGGACGTGCACCGCAAGCCGGTGACAGAGAAGGTCACCTGGATCGAACACGGCAACCCGCCCAAGCCCAAGGTCAAGGCCGCCCCCAAGGCCGAGGCCAAAGCCGAAGCCAAGCCCGGGAAAAAGGCCGACAAAAAGGACGGCAAGTAA
- a CDS encoding NADH-quinone oxidoreductase subunit B family protein, with protein MFGSFIKKSRAKSPWIMHFDCGSCNGCDIEVLACLTPLYDVERFGIINVGNPKHADVLLVTGTVNHRNKKVLKNIYDQMPEPKAVIAIGACGNTGGIFREAYNVVGGVDKVIPVDVYVPGCPAKPEAIIDGVVAGLAKFAQKVEEAK; from the coding sequence ATGTTCGGATCATTCATCAAGAAATCTCGCGCCAAGTCACCGTGGATCATGCACTTCGACTGCGGTAGCTGCAACGGCTGCGATATCGAGGTCCTGGCCTGCCTGACCCCCCTCTACGACGTGGAGCGGTTCGGGATCATCAACGTCGGCAACCCCAAGCACGCCGACGTGCTCCTGGTCACCGGCACGGTCAACCACCGGAACAAGAAGGTGCTCAAGAACATCTACGATCAGATGCCCGAGCCCAAGGCCGTCATCGCCATCGGCGCGTGCGGCAACACCGGCGGCATCTTCCGCGAGGCCTACAACGTCGTGGGCGGCGTGGACAAGGTCATCCCCGTGGACGTCTACGTCCCCGGCTGTCCGGCCAAGCCCGAAGCCATCATCGACGGCGTCGTGGCCGGGCTCGCCAAGTTCGCCCAGAAAGTGGAAGAAGCCAAGTAG
- a CDS encoding respiratory chain complex I subunit 1 family protein yields the protein METLILVIIGLVGAPLAGGLIAGLDRRVTAWFQSRQGPPIMQAFYDVAKLFGKEKMVVNQWQILCAWVYLIAAAVSVALFFAQGDLLLVFFVQAIGAVFLVMGALSAKSPYSQVGAQRELLQILAYEPILILVFVGFYMVTGSFSIHAIWAQDMPLLAKMPLLYLALGYALTIKLRKSPFDFSTSHHGHQELVKGVLTEYSGPYLGLIEMAHWYETVLVLGLCALFWHTNVGWMALLLVATYMLEILVDNTMARMTWRWMLKRVWLLGMGMSVVNLIWLYAG from the coding sequence ATGGAAACACTCATTCTCGTCATCATCGGTCTTGTGGGCGCGCCGCTCGCGGGCGGCCTGATCGCCGGCCTGGACCGCCGGGTCACCGCCTGGTTCCAGTCCCGCCAGGGGCCCCCGATCATGCAGGCCTTCTATGACGTGGCCAAGCTCTTCGGCAAGGAGAAGATGGTCGTCAACCAGTGGCAGATCCTCTGCGCCTGGGTGTACCTCATCGCCGCGGCCGTGTCCGTGGCCCTGTTCTTCGCCCAGGGCGACCTGCTGCTTGTCTTCTTCGTGCAGGCCATCGGCGCGGTCTTCCTGGTCATGGGCGCCCTGTCCGCCAAGTCCCCGTACTCCCAGGTGGGCGCGCAGCGCGAGCTGTTGCAGATCCTGGCCTACGAGCCGATCCTCATCCTGGTCTTCGTGGGCTTCTACATGGTCACCGGCTCCTTCTCCATCCACGCCATCTGGGCGCAGGACATGCCGCTGCTGGCCAAGATGCCCCTGCTCTACCTGGCGCTGGGCTACGCCCTGACCATCAAGCTGCGCAAATCCCCGTTCGACTTCTCGACCTCCCATCACGGGCACCAGGAATTGGTCAAGGGCGTGCTCACCGAGTACTCCGGCCCCTACCTCGGCCTGATCGAGATGGCCCACTGGTACGAGACCGTCCTGGTGCTCGGCCTGTGCGCGCTCTTCTGGCACACCAACGTGGGCTGGATGGCGCTCTTGCTCGTGGCCACCTACATGCTCGAAATCCTGGTGGACAACACCATGGCGCGCATGACCTGGCGCTGGATGCTCAAGCGCGTCTGGCTGCTCGGCATGGGCATGTCCGTCGTTAACCTCATCTGGCTGTACGCGGGGTAA
- a CDS encoding FecCD family ABC transporter permease: MHFSDGQVPAEYRRYIGVKLAVVCLTGGLLALALVVSISLGAANIPIADVAKTLMGWAVSKRFDVIVWNIRLPQALASIVAGAGLAVAGTVMQSILRNPLGSPFTLGISHAAAFGAALSVMVLGGGIMGSSNADAVSITNPYLTTAVAFLFSLAAAGVIVGVSRLRGSSPEIMILTGVALGALFTAGTMFLQFFADDVQLAAMVFWTFGDTARASWTELGVMAGVTAATSLYFLANGWNYNAIDAGDETAKGLGVRVDRVRLIGMMLASMLTAVVIAFLGIIGFVGLVVPHMVRRIIGSDHRFLLPGSILAGGLLLLVSDTAARLVLAPHMLPVSVLTAFMGAPVFIYLIIRGQRR; encoded by the coding sequence ATGCACTTCTCCGACGGACAGGTGCCCGCCGAATACCGGCGATACATCGGCGTCAAGCTCGCCGTGGTCTGCCTGACCGGCGGACTGCTCGCCCTGGCCCTGGTGGTCTCCATCTCCCTGGGCGCAGCAAACATCCCGATCGCGGACGTGGCCAAGACCCTCATGGGCTGGGCCGTGTCCAAGCGGTTCGACGTGATCGTCTGGAATATCCGCCTGCCCCAGGCCCTGGCCTCCATCGTGGCCGGGGCCGGGCTGGCCGTGGCCGGGACAGTCATGCAGTCCATCCTGCGCAACCCGCTCGGCTCGCCCTTCACCCTGGGCATCTCCCACGCGGCGGCCTTCGGCGCGGCCTTGTCCGTCATGGTCCTGGGCGGCGGGATAATGGGCTCCTCCAACGCGGACGCCGTGAGCATCACCAACCCGTACCTGACCACAGCCGTGGCCTTCCTCTTCAGCCTGGCCGCCGCCGGGGTCATCGTGGGAGTCTCCCGGCTGCGCGGGTCCTCGCCCGAGATCATGATCCTGACCGGCGTCGCGCTCGGCGCACTGTTCACCGCCGGGACCATGTTCCTGCAATTCTTCGCCGACGACGTACAGTTGGCGGCCATGGTCTTCTGGACCTTCGGCGACACGGCCCGGGCCTCCTGGACCGAACTGGGCGTCATGGCCGGAGTGACCGCGGCCACCTCCCTCTACTTCCTGGCCAACGGCTGGAACTACAACGCCATCGACGCGGGCGACGAGACCGCCAAGGGGCTGGGCGTGCGCGTGGACCGGGTCCGGCTCATCGGCATGATGCTCGCCTCCATGCTCACCGCCGTGGTCATCGCCTTCCTGGGCATTATCGGCTTCGTCGGCCTGGTGGTCCCGCACATGGTCCGCCGGATCATCGGCTCGGACCACCGATTCCTGCTGCCGGGTTCCATCCTGGCGGGCGGCCTGCTCCTGCTCGTTTCGGACACCGCGGCACGGCTGGTCTTGGCCCCGCACATGCTGCCGGTCTCGGTCCTGACCGCGTTCATGGGCGCGCCGGTCTTCATCTATCTCATCATAAGGGGGCAACGGCGATGA
- a CDS encoding ABC transporter ATP-binding protein, translating to MILSVNDLDFAYNGSKVLRDVQFNLDGGELLAILGPNGVGKTTLLKCINAIHAPCAGKVLVEDRDVLRMRPHEIALGIGYVAQRSEAARLTVFDAVLMGRKPHIVWRVGEEDLKMVDSALKRLHMTRLALRYIDCLSGGELQKVAIARALVQEPRLMLLDEPTSSLDLKSQVDILTMLRRVVDEHRIAAIMTMHDLNTALRYADKVLFLKDGRIHSTGPACEVTSDVVEEVYGLPVHIHHIQGHPMVVPAA from the coding sequence ATGATCCTCTCGGTCAACGATCTCGACTTCGCCTACAACGGCTCCAAGGTCCTGCGCGACGTACAGTTCAACCTGGACGGCGGGGAACTCCTGGCCATTCTCGGCCCCAACGGCGTGGGCAAGACCACCCTGCTCAAATGCATCAACGCCATCCACGCCCCGTGCGCGGGCAAGGTCCTGGTCGAAGACCGCGATGTGCTCAGGATGCGCCCGCACGAGATCGCGCTCGGCATCGGCTACGTGGCCCAGCGCAGCGAGGCCGCCCGCCTGACCGTGTTCGACGCCGTGCTCATGGGCCGCAAGCCGCACATCGTCTGGCGGGTGGGAGAGGAAGACCTCAAGATGGTCGACTCCGCCCTGAAGCGTCTGCACATGACCCGCCTCGCCCTGCGCTACATCGACTGCCTGTCCGGCGGCGAACTGCAAAAGGTGGCCATCGCCCGCGCCCTGGTCCAGGAGCCGCGCCTCATGCTCCTGGACGAGCCCACCTCCAGCCTGGACCTCAAGAGCCAGGTGGACATCCTGACCATGCTCCGCCGGGTGGTGGACGAACACCGCATCGCCGCGATCATGACCATGCACGACCTGAACACCGCCCTGCGCTACGCCGACAAGGTCCTGTTCCTCAAGGACGGGCGCATCCACTCCACCGGCCCGGCCTGCGAGGTCACCTCCGACGTGGTCGAAGAGGTCTACGGCCTGCCCGTGCATATCCACCACATCCAGGGCCACCCCATGGTGGTCCCGGCCGCCTAG
- a CDS encoding iron ABC transporter substrate-binding protein, translating to MKKLHIICAILLLLLALPATGSARTLADSNGRENDIPDKVEHVICSGSGCLRLLTYLGAQDRIVAVDDIEVRRRKFDARPYAIANPQFKKMPIFGEFRGHDNPELILTLEPQPQVIFKTYTSSMGYDPQELQDKTGIPVVVLDYGNLGKARPVLYKSLRIMAKVMGKEQRAEEIITYIDGLIADLSRRTGSVPGQERSTVYLGGVAFRGPHGFQSTEPAYPPFQFVNAINLAYEAGKAGKSLSQSDIAKEKIVEWDPDVLFLDLATLQLGDDAGGLFELRTDPAYRLLDAVKQGRVYGVLPYNWYTQNFGSILADAYFIGKVLYPDRFADVDPAAKADEIYTFLVGKPVFKDMDALFHGMAFKPVPVN from the coding sequence ATGAAAAAACTTCATATTATTTGCGCCATCCTCCTGCTCCTTCTGGCCCTGCCCGCGACCGGATCGGCGCGCACCCTGGCCGACTCCAACGGCCGTGAGAACGACATCCCCGACAAGGTCGAGCACGTCATCTGCTCCGGCTCCGGGTGCCTGCGCCTGTTGACCTATCTCGGGGCCCAGGACCGCATCGTGGCCGTGGACGACATTGAGGTCCGCCGCCGCAAGTTCGACGCCCGGCCTTACGCCATCGCCAACCCGCAGTTCAAGAAAATGCCCATCTTCGGCGAGTTCCGGGGCCACGACAACCCCGAGCTGATCCTGACCCTGGAGCCCCAGCCCCAGGTCATCTTCAAGACCTACACCTCGTCCATGGGCTACGATCCCCAGGAGCTTCAGGACAAGACCGGCATCCCGGTGGTGGTCCTCGACTACGGCAACCTGGGCAAGGCCCGGCCAGTCCTGTACAAGAGCCTGCGCATCATGGCCAAGGTCATGGGCAAGGAGCAGCGGGCCGAGGAGATCATCACGTACATCGACGGGCTCATTGCCGACCTGAGCCGCCGCACGGGCAGCGTGCCGGGCCAGGAGCGGTCCACGGTCTACCTGGGCGGCGTGGCCTTCCGCGGACCGCACGGCTTCCAGTCCACCGAGCCCGCCTATCCCCCGTTCCAGTTCGTCAATGCCATCAACCTTGCCTATGAGGCCGGTAAGGCGGGCAAGAGCCTGTCCCAGTCCGATATCGCCAAGGAAAAGATCGTCGAATGGGACCCGGACGTGCTCTTCCTGGACCTGGCCACCCTGCAACTCGGGGACGACGCGGGCGGGCTGTTCGAGCTGCGCACCGACCCGGCCTACCGCCTGCTCGACGCCGTGAAGCAGGGCCGCGTCTACGGCGTGCTGCCGTACAACTGGTACACCCAGAACTTCGGCTCCATCCTGGCCGACGCCTACTTCATCGGCAAGGTCCTCTACCCCGACCGGTTCGCGGACGTGGACCCGGCGGCCAAGGCCGACGAGATATATACCTTCCTGGTGGGCAAGCCGGTCTTCAAGGACATGGACGCCCTGTTCCACGGCATGGCCTTCAAGCCCGTCCCGGTTAACTAG
- a CDS encoding NADH-quinone oxidoreductase subunit C, with product MQGKVIDVTLDTVVGEVMNMKNDGQRLVTFSTYQEGDKIGILYHFDKNLETTHLRLLADMDKPIPSVSGVYFAALLVENEIRDQWNVEFDGLVLDFNRTLLLDPEVTQVPLVSNVKIEPKK from the coding sequence ATGCAAGGTAAAGTTATCGACGTGACCCTCGACACCGTTGTCGGCGAGGTCATGAACATGAAGAACGACGGGCAGAGGCTGGTCACGTTCTCCACCTATCAGGAGGGGGACAAGATCGGCATACTCTACCACTTCGACAAGAATCTGGAGACCACCCACCTGCGGCTTTTGGCCGACATGGACAAGCCCATTCCGAGCGTGTCCGGCGTCTACTTCGCCGCCCTGCTGGTGGAAAACGAAATCCGCGACCAGTGGAACGTCGAGTTCGACGGCCTGGTCCTCGACTTCAACCGCACGCTCTTGCTTGACCCCGAGGTCACCCAGGTACCCCTGGTGTCCAACGTCAAGATCGAGCCCAAGAAATAG
- the ispG gene encoding flavodoxin-dependent (E)-4-hydroxy-3-methylbut-2-enyl-diphosphate synthase has translation MQRKQTRVVNIGGVGIGGDNPVRVQSMCNTDTRDVAATVGQINQLAGAGCEIVRLAVPDEAAAAVLADIRGQSPVPLIADIHFDHRLALAALDAGFDGLRINPGNIGDEAKVDAVVRAAAAHNTPIRIGVNGGSLEKDLLRQYGGPTPEAMVESGLRHVRMLENRGFHDIKISLKTSSVLKTVAAYRLMSEQVDYPLHIGITEAGTLVRGAVKSAVGLGILLYEGIGDTMRVSLTHDPVAEIGVAYEILRSLGLRERGPEIISCPTCGRTEIGLIDLAEQVEAALRGVEEVFTVAVMGCVVNGPGEAKEADIGIAGGRDLGIIFRKGEVVRKVRGNANLLPEFMKEIDKFLEERRTD, from the coding sequence ATGCAGCGAAAGCAGACAAGAGTGGTAAACATCGGCGGCGTGGGCATCGGCGGGGACAACCCGGTCCGGGTCCAGTCCATGTGCAACACGGACACGCGCGACGTCGCGGCCACGGTCGGGCAGATCAACCAACTGGCCGGGGCCGGGTGCGAGATCGTGCGCCTGGCCGTGCCCGACGAGGCGGCGGCCGCCGTGCTCGCCGACATACGCGGACAGTCGCCCGTGCCGCTCATCGCGGACATCCACTTCGACCACCGCCTGGCCCTGGCCGCGTTGGACGCGGGCTTCGACGGCCTGCGCATCAACCCCGGCAACATCGGGGACGAGGCCAAGGTGGACGCCGTGGTCCGTGCTGCCGCGGCGCACAATACGCCCATCCGCATCGGGGTCAACGGCGGGTCCCTGGAAAAGGACCTGTTGAGACAATACGGCGGCCCCACGCCCGAGGCCATGGTCGAGTCCGGCCTGAGGCATGTGCGCATGCTCGAAAACCGTGGCTTCCACGACATCAAGATTTCGCTCAAGACCTCGTCCGTGCTCAAGACCGTCGCGGCCTACCGGCTCATGTCCGAGCAGGTGGATTACCCGCTGCACATCGGCATCACCGAGGCGGGCACCCTGGTGCGCGGCGCGGTCAAGTCCGCCGTCGGGCTCGGCATCCTCCTGTACGAGGGCATCGGCGACACCATGCGCGTGTCCCTGACCCACGACCCGGTGGCCGAGATCGGCGTGGCCTATGAAATACTGCGCAGTCTCGGCTTGCGGGAACGCGGCCCGGAGATTATATCCTGCCCCACCTGCGGGCGCACCGAGATCGGCCTGATCGACCTGGCCGAGCAGGTGGAAGCGGCGCTCAGGGGAGTGGAAGAGGTCTTCACCGTGGCCGTCATGGGCTGCGTGGTCAACGGGCCTGGCGAGGCGAAAGAGGCCGACATCGGCATCGCCGGGGGCCGGGACCTGGGCATCATTTTCCGCAAGGGCGAGGTGGTCCGCAAGGTTCGCGGCAACGCCAACCTGCTGCCCGAATTCATGAAAGAAATCGATAAATTCCTGGAAGAAAGGAGAACCGACTAG
- a CDS encoding FmdE family protein, whose product MPGTIPQEKLDATIAFHGHHCPGLTIGIRAVELARRELGDLDTLDLVAVAETDMCGVDAIQFLTDCTFGKGNFIHRDYGKRAFNFFDRKSGKGFRAVLRDSAMGAPGETRQAGIDRFTALPLDDMFAVTPLDCPPPRPAAVLQSLRCAQCGEMTMESRTRRFAGKTYCIPCFTDIDQKL is encoded by the coding sequence ATGCCCGGCACCATTCCCCAGGAGAAACTGGACGCCACCATCGCCTTCCACGGCCACCACTGTCCCGGCCTGACCATCGGCATCCGCGCCGTGGAGTTGGCCCGCCGCGAACTCGGCGACCTGGACACCCTGGACCTGGTCGCCGTGGCCGAGACCGACATGTGCGGCGTGGACGCCATCCAGTTTTTGACCGACTGCACCTTCGGCAAGGGCAACTTCATCCACCGCGACTATGGCAAACGCGCCTTCAACTTCTTCGACCGCAAGTCCGGCAAGGGGTTCCGCGCCGTGCTCAGGGATTCCGCCATGGGCGCGCCCGGAGAGACCCGGCAAGCGGGTATCGACCGCTTCACGGCCCTGCCCCTTGACGACATGTTCGCCGTCACTCCCCTCGACTGCCCCCCGCCACGGCCCGCCGCCGTGCTGCAAAGCCTGCGCTGCGCACAATGCGGCGAGATGACCATGGAATCCCGCACCCGCCGGTTCGCCGGAAAGACCTACTGCATCCCCTGCTTCACGGATATCGACCAGAAGCTGTAG
- a CDS encoding nickel-dependent hydrogenase large subunit, translated as MATTVIPFGPQHPVLPEPVHLTLKVEDEIVKEAIPALGYVHRGLEKLADIRDFHQMINVCERVCGICSMIHGTCYSESIEELMGIEVTDRAKLLRVIWSELHRSHSHLLWLGLFADAFGFESLFMQFWKVRERIMDINEATTGSRVIVSVNVIGGVRADLSPEQIRWILSEIEIVEKEVKAIQDTIMNDYTVKSRTVGVGVMTKEQAWELGAAGPTLRGSGVAQDMRQQGYGGYSFLDFEPVVETAGDCWARSTVRFREVLQSIDLVRQAIAKLPEGELAVKIKGNPPEGEVYHRVEQPRGECVYYIRGNGTKNLDRLRIRTPTFANIPPLLAMLPECELADVPVIVLSIDPCISCTER; from the coding sequence ATGGCAACCACCGTTATACCCTTCGGCCCGCAGCATCCCGTCCTGCCCGAACCCGTCCACCTGACCCTCAAGGTCGAGGACGAGATCGTCAAGGAGGCCATCCCGGCCCTGGGCTACGTCCACCGCGGCCTGGAAAAGCTGGCCGACATCCGCGACTTCCATCAGATGATCAACGTCTGCGAGCGCGTCTGCGGCATCTGTTCCATGATCCACGGCACCTGTTACTCCGAGTCCATCGAGGAGCTCATGGGCATCGAGGTCACGGACCGCGCCAAGCTGCTGCGCGTCATCTGGAGCGAACTGCACCGCAGCCACTCCCACCTGCTCTGGCTGGGCCTGTTCGCCGACGCCTTCGGCTTCGAGTCCCTGTTCATGCAGTTTTGGAAGGTCCGCGAGCGGATCATGGACATCAACGAGGCCACCACCGGCAGCCGCGTCATCGTGTCCGTAAACGTCATCGGCGGCGTCCGCGCCGACCTCTCCCCGGAGCAGATCCGCTGGATCCTGTCCGAGATCGAGATCGTCGAGAAAGAGGTCAAGGCCATCCAGGACACCATCATGAACGACTACACCGTCAAGTCCCGCACCGTGGGCGTCGGCGTGATGACCAAGGAACAGGCCTGGGAACTCGGCGCGGCCGGTCCGACCCTGCGCGGTTCCGGCGTGGCCCAGGACATGCGCCAGCAGGGCTACGGCGGCTACTCGTTCCTGGACTTCGAGCCCGTGGTCGAGACCGCCGGCGACTGCTGGGCGCGCTCCACCGTGCGCTTCCGCGAAGTGCTCCAGTCCATCGATCTGGTCCGCCAGGCCATTGCCAAGCTGCCCGAGGGCGAGCTGGCCGTGAAGATCAAGGGCAACCCGCCCGAGGGCGAGGTCTACCACCGGGTGGAACAGCCGCGCGGCGAGTGCGTCTACTACATCCGCGGCAACGGCACCAAGAACCTCGACCGCCTGCGCATCCGCACGCCCACGTTCGCCAACATCCCGCCGCTCCTGGCCATGCTGCCGGAGTGCGAGTTGGCCGACGTGCCGGTCATCGTGCTGTCCATCGACCCGTGCATCAGCTGCACCGAACGCTAG